A DNA window from Bradyrhizobium barranii subsp. barranii contains the following coding sequences:
- a CDS encoding SDR family NAD(P)-dependent oxidoreductase, with protein sequence MSSRSEQVADDVLVTGAAGFIGFHVARRLLDEGRRVVGLDNINSYYDPALKRARLDILRRDPRFSFVQIDLGHRSTMAELFAKHRFARVVHLAAQAGVRHSIDQPHAYVDANLEGFLNVLEGCRHNACGHLIYASSSSVYGANAELPFSTRHKTDHPVSFYAATKKANELMAHSYSHLYRLPVTGLRFFTIYGPWGRPDMAIFLFADAIVKGKPIKLFNHGRMRRDFTYVDDVTRVISRLIERAPEDNADAARAPAKLYNVGNNRPEALMHVLELIEKELGRTTAKEMLPMQPGEVPETFADVGDLMRDTGFSRSTPIETGISNFVRWYRDYYRI encoded by the coding sequence ATGTCATCTCGCTCAGAGCAAGTTGCCGACGACGTCCTGGTGACCGGAGCTGCTGGCTTCATCGGTTTTCATGTTGCCCGTCGACTGCTCGATGAAGGGCGTCGTGTCGTCGGATTGGACAACATCAACAGCTACTACGATCCCGCCTTGAAGCGCGCGCGTCTCGACATTCTGCGCCGCGATCCGCGTTTTTCCTTCGTGCAGATCGATCTTGGACATCGGTCGACGATGGCCGAGTTGTTCGCAAAACATCGTTTTGCGAGAGTGGTCCATTTGGCCGCTCAGGCCGGCGTCCGGCATTCGATCGATCAGCCGCACGCTTATGTCGACGCCAATCTTGAGGGGTTCCTCAACGTCCTCGAAGGCTGCAGGCATAACGCCTGTGGTCATTTGATCTACGCATCATCATCGTCCGTGTACGGCGCCAATGCCGAGTTGCCATTTTCGACCCGGCATAAAACCGACCACCCCGTCAGCTTCTATGCCGCGACGAAGAAAGCCAACGAGCTGATGGCCCATTCTTACAGCCACCTGTACCGGCTCCCGGTCACCGGCTTGCGGTTCTTTACGATCTACGGCCCGTGGGGCCGGCCCGACATGGCGATATTCCTGTTCGCCGACGCGATCGTCAAAGGCAAGCCGATCAAGCTCTTCAACCATGGCCGGATGCGGCGCGACTTCACCTATGTCGACGACGTCACGCGCGTCATCTCGCGGCTGATCGAGCGCGCTCCGGAGGACAACGCCGATGCGGCGCGCGCACCGGCCAAGCTCTACAATGTAGGCAATAACCGCCCGGAAGCGCTGATGCACGTCCTCGAATTGATCGAGAAAGAGCTCGGACGAACCACGGCGAAGGAAATGCTGCCAATGCAGCCTGGGGAAGTTCCGGAAACGTTTGCCGACGTTGGCGATCTCATGCGCGATACCGGGTTTTCGCGCTCCACCCCTATCGAAACCGGCATATCCAATTTCGTCCGCTGGTATCGCGACTACTACCGGATATGA
- a CDS encoding aldo/keto reductase, producing the protein MKMVRVDALGANVSSIGFGCASLGGRVGARRGIEGLERAYDAGITWYDVAPSYGDGMAESILGQFVSSKRGSVHICTKVGMRPRDTSAVMRILKPMARAALAVFPGIQPRLSAMKSKPFKVPLSAELIRTSIEASLRRLRTYYVDVLALHRPTREEVVREDIIRAVERIVQDGKARAISIAGNNEGGIDDLHESLPYRLIQIANNPLEPNLQRSTEIARRRTFVTYGSFSSVDPLVARLGSEKEILNGLYEMGYRGDLTEIAAAFVVDYALATNSTGVSLFSMFRKEHLAFNLRRSAQIPALHQLNRIVAELSNGPRQTERLVMRASV; encoded by the coding sequence ATGAAGATGGTCCGTGTTGATGCTCTCGGCGCGAATGTATCGAGCATCGGTTTCGGCTGCGCGTCGCTCGGGGGGCGCGTTGGGGCTCGCAGGGGGATCGAGGGGCTCGAGCGCGCGTACGACGCCGGAATAACCTGGTACGACGTGGCGCCTTCGTATGGCGATGGGATGGCCGAGTCTATTTTGGGCCAGTTCGTATCCAGCAAGCGCGGCAGCGTCCATATCTGCACAAAGGTCGGGATGCGCCCGCGTGATACCTCCGCCGTCATGCGGATCCTGAAGCCGATGGCGCGCGCCGCTCTTGCGGTGTTTCCCGGGATCCAACCGCGCCTCTCCGCAATGAAGTCGAAGCCCTTCAAAGTGCCGCTATCGGCCGAGCTGATCAGGACGAGCATCGAGGCCAGCTTGAGGCGACTTCGCACGTATTATGTAGATGTGCTTGCTCTCCACCGTCCCACCCGCGAAGAGGTCGTTCGCGAAGACATCATTCGAGCGGTCGAGCGCATCGTCCAGGACGGGAAGGCCCGCGCCATTTCGATTGCGGGCAATAACGAGGGCGGAATTGACGACCTCCATGAATCGCTACCATACCGGCTGATACAGATCGCGAATAATCCACTCGAGCCGAATCTTCAGAGATCGACGGAGATTGCGCGGCGCAGGACGTTTGTCACGTATGGATCATTCTCGAGCGTCGATCCGCTTGTCGCGAGGCTGGGATCGGAGAAGGAAATACTGAACGGCCTTTACGAGATGGGATACCGGGGCGACCTCACCGAGATCGCTGCTGCCTTCGTCGTGGATTACGCGCTGGCAACGAACTCTACAGGAGTCTCACTGTTTTCGATGTTTCGGAAAGAGCATCTCGCGTTCAATCTGCGCCGGTCAGCGCAAATCCCGGCGCTTCATCAGCTCAATCGCATCGTCGCCGAGCTCTCGAACGGGCCGCGGCAAACCGAACGATTGGTCATGCGTGCGTCGGTGTAG
- a CDS encoding LuxR C-terminal-related transcriptional regulator: MVLQGLASVLGSESDFEVVASCGDAASCIQAILTLAPDIAIMDAAMPELTALMNNSLSHSDSRPTRFVFFAPSEDYDLVLAGAPAGYSVLLKEMTGQAVVQGLRDIANGQTVVPLSPTDQAAPREHSPNPESALAVLTERERQIMRLVSRGLSNKEIGRRLNIADGTIKVHLHNIFQKLEIGNRTALAALAISQDDRANSAQDKPAQDKPAHAGSDPVPGER; this comes from the coding sequence ATGGTTTTGCAGGGTCTCGCAAGTGTTCTCGGTTCAGAATCCGATTTTGAGGTCGTTGCATCCTGCGGCGATGCTGCGAGTTGCATCCAGGCAATTTTGACGCTTGCGCCCGATATAGCGATCATGGATGCGGCAATGCCGGAGCTGACCGCGCTGATGAACAATTCGCTCAGCCATTCGGACAGCCGACCAACGCGGTTTGTGTTCTTCGCGCCCAGCGAGGACTATGATCTTGTGTTGGCGGGCGCCCCCGCCGGGTACAGTGTCCTTCTCAAGGAGATGACAGGCCAAGCCGTGGTGCAAGGCTTGCGAGACATTGCCAACGGCCAGACCGTTGTTCCGTTGTCGCCCACCGATCAGGCCGCGCCTCGCGAGCACAGTCCGAATCCGGAAAGTGCGCTCGCGGTGCTTACCGAGCGCGAGCGGCAGATCATGCGCCTGGTCTCTCGTGGTCTGTCCAACAAGGAAATTGGCCGCCGGCTCAACATTGCAGACGGCACCATCAAGGTTCACCTCCACAACATTTTCCAGAAGCTTGAAATCGGCAATCGCACTGCGCTGGCTGCCCTCGCCATCTCGCAGGATGACCGCGCCAATTCGGCGCAGGACAAACCGGCGCAGGACAAACCGGCGCATGCTGGATCGGATCCGGTGCCCGGGGAGCGCTAA
- a CDS encoding DUF6894 family protein has protein sequence MPRYFFHIHDGHSVLDDVGLDLPDISAARTTAIELSGEILKHDVMDPLLHYISWQVEVSDSPELGGRSLFVLQFSIEG, from the coding sequence ATGCCGCGGTATTTCTTTCATATCCACGACGGTCATTCAGTGCTCGACGATGTCGGACTTGATCTCCCCGACATTTCCGCGGCGCGGACCACTGCGATCGAACTGAGCGGCGAGATCCTCAAGCACGACGTGATGGACCCACTCCTGCATTACATTTCCTGGCAGGTGGAAGTCAGCGACAGCCCCGAGCTTGGCGGCCGGTCGCTGTTCGTTCTTCAGTTCTCCATCGAGGGATAA